Proteins from a single region of Amycolatopsis sp. CA-230715:
- a CDS encoding phage tail sheath family protein, with protein sequence MPTYLTPGVYVEEVQSGAGPIEGVGTAVAAFVGFAERGPFHEPTLVTNWNAYVAAFGGFVADTYLAQAVYGYFANGGGAAYVVRIGAPAAAEGAKAAEPVALGGLRVAALPEAGGQLSVEVTDAGGENPPEDRFTLQVKQAGKVVETFEVSTKKNVKNYVVTQVRERSKLISVSEEQAGRPENQAVTVPAPAPAAPARVRAEEYVGDVDDRSGLGGLEAIDEITMVAVPDLMAAHQQGLIDAEGVKTVQLAVISHCEQMGDRVAVLDPLPGMTAQQVRKWRLEEAGYDSKFATLYYPWIKVFDQASGRNVLMPPSGHIAGVWARNDAERGVHKAPANEVIRGVVDLGYKLTKGEQDLLNPIGVNCVRAFPGRGIRIWGARTLASDPAWRYLNVRRLFNYLEESILIGTQWVVFEPNDERLWGSIRRNITAFLTEEWRRGALFGSTAEQAFYVKCDAENNPPESIDVGQVICEIGVSPVKPAEFVIFRLSQFSDSTSQVNE encoded by the coding sequence ATGCCGACCTATCTCACTCCCGGCGTGTACGTGGAGGAGGTCCAGAGTGGTGCCGGGCCGATCGAAGGGGTCGGCACCGCCGTCGCCGCGTTCGTCGGGTTCGCCGAGCGGGGGCCGTTCCACGAACCGACGTTGGTCACCAACTGGAACGCCTACGTAGCCGCGTTCGGCGGGTTCGTCGCCGACACCTACCTCGCGCAGGCGGTGTACGGGTACTTCGCCAACGGCGGGGGCGCCGCCTACGTGGTGCGCATCGGCGCGCCTGCCGCGGCGGAGGGCGCGAAGGCGGCGGAACCGGTGGCGCTGGGCGGTTTGCGGGTGGCCGCGCTGCCGGAGGCTGGCGGTCAACTCTCGGTCGAGGTCACCGACGCCGGTGGCGAGAACCCGCCGGAGGACCGGTTCACCCTGCAGGTCAAGCAGGCGGGCAAGGTGGTGGAGACCTTCGAGGTCTCGACCAAGAAGAACGTGAAGAACTACGTGGTCACGCAGGTCCGCGAGCGGTCGAAGCTGATCTCCGTCAGCGAGGAGCAGGCGGGCAGGCCCGAGAACCAGGCCGTCACGGTGCCCGCGCCGGCACCGGCCGCGCCGGCCAGGGTGCGCGCCGAGGAGTACGTCGGCGACGTCGACGACCGCAGCGGGCTCGGTGGCCTGGAGGCCATCGACGAGATCACCATGGTGGCGGTGCCGGATCTGATGGCGGCCCACCAGCAGGGCCTCATCGACGCCGAGGGCGTGAAAACCGTGCAGCTGGCGGTGATTTCGCACTGCGAGCAGATGGGCGACCGGGTGGCCGTGCTCGACCCGCTGCCGGGGATGACCGCGCAGCAGGTGCGCAAGTGGCGGCTGGAGGAAGCGGGCTACGACTCGAAGTTCGCCACGCTGTACTACCCGTGGATCAAGGTCTTCGACCAGGCGAGCGGCCGCAACGTGCTGATGCCGCCGAGCGGGCACATCGCCGGTGTCTGGGCGCGCAACGACGCGGAGCGCGGCGTGCACAAGGCGCCTGCCAACGAGGTCATCCGCGGTGTCGTTGACCTCGGGTACAAGCTGACCAAGGGGGAGCAGGACCTGCTCAACCCGATCGGCGTGAACTGCGTCCGTGCCTTCCCCGGCCGCGGCATCCGGATCTGGGGCGCGCGCACGCTGGCGTCGGATCCCGCGTGGCGCTACCTCAACGTGCGGCGGCTGTTCAACTACCTCGAGGAGTCGATCCTGATCGGCACCCAGTGGGTGGTCTTCGAGCCGAACGACGAGCGGTTGTGGGGCAGCATCCGGCGCAACATCACCGCGTTCCTCACCGAGGAGTGGCGCCGCGGCGCGCTGTTCGGCAGCACCGCGGAGCAGGCCTTCTACGTCAAGTGCGACGCCGAGAACAACCCGCCGGAGTCCATCGACGTGGGCCAGGTGATCTGCGAGATCGGCGTGTCACCGGTGAAACCCGCCGAGTTCGTCATCTTCCGGCTCTCCCAGTTCTCCGACAGCACCAGCCAGGTCAACGAATAA
- a CDS encoding eCIS core domain-containing protein, protein MHDHHAEEHDKAAAKAPLPGRSEQRAATPQVHAMLDLQRSVGNDVIQRRMRPPAEEQSEMDEQRALVDHAKSRAGEELDPAFRAEAEARTGKSFAGRRVHKDDSAHDAAVAVQARAFASGDDIFFAKGEYDTKTDAGKAVVLEELIHTDQQRKGDVAGTVQENNLKISSPHDKDETAAAREVAEAMGKPAPVQRNTGDSATGQGIAVQRASDSEHDSAQSGSSAYDSDESGNSEDLPPVERIRARAQRYAVAARRALNAIYNNREAQNLMVLYFGSGHSEDAIERIQDSYSAAENVLRTVVIKDWPNAPEGAHGKSRLGGSIKVAGLNSGGSVESLAFTVLHEATHVAEDTHDGSQEEGAGDSLREAAVDFARSNPGAAINCAHNLEYFAAAVNGRTFAPESDFESDGSGSGGATSSSEYTSSEMESGSDSEHSG, encoded by the coding sequence CCGAGGAGCACGACAAAGCCGCCGCGAAGGCCCCGTTGCCCGGTCGAAGCGAGCAGAGGGCCGCCACGCCGCAGGTACACGCGATGCTCGACCTGCAGCGCTCCGTCGGCAACGACGTCATCCAGCGCAGGATGCGGCCCCCAGCGGAAGAACAGTCCGAAATGGACGAGCAGCGCGCGCTCGTGGACCACGCGAAGTCGCGTGCCGGGGAGGAGCTGGACCCGGCGTTCCGGGCCGAGGCCGAGGCCAGGACCGGCAAGAGCTTCGCGGGCCGCCGCGTGCACAAGGACGATTCCGCACACGACGCGGCGGTGGCGGTGCAGGCCCGTGCCTTCGCCTCGGGTGACGACATCTTCTTCGCCAAGGGCGAGTACGACACGAAGACCGACGCGGGCAAGGCGGTCGTGCTGGAAGAGCTCATCCACACCGACCAGCAGAGGAAGGGCGATGTGGCGGGCACCGTCCAGGAAAACAACCTGAAGATCTCCAGCCCGCACGACAAGGACGAGACGGCGGCCGCAAGGGAAGTCGCCGAGGCGATGGGCAAACCCGCTCCGGTCCAGCGGAACACCGGAGACTCCGCGACCGGGCAGGGCATCGCGGTCCAACGCGCCAGTGACAGCGAGCACGACAGCGCGCAAAGCGGTTCCTCTGCCTATGACTCCGACGAGTCCGGCAATTCCGAAGACCTGCCGCCGGTCGAGCGCATCAGGGCGCGCGCGCAAAGGTACGCGGTCGCTGCCAGGAGGGCCCTCAACGCGATCTACAACAACCGCGAAGCACAGAATCTGATGGTTCTCTACTTCGGTTCCGGTCACTCCGAGGACGCCATCGAGCGGATCCAGGACAGTTACAGCGCGGCGGAAAACGTGCTGCGGACCGTGGTGATCAAGGACTGGCCCAACGCTCCCGAAGGTGCGCACGGGAAGTCGCGCCTTGGCGGTTCCATCAAGGTGGCCGGGCTGAACTCCGGAGGGTCGGTCGAAAGCCTGGCGTTCACCGTGCTGCACGAGGCGACCCACGTGGCCGAGGACACCCATGACGGTTCCCAGGAAGAGGGCGCGGGGGACTCTCTCCGAGAAGCCGCGGTGGACTTCGCGAGGAGCAATCCGGGCGCCGCGATCAACTGCGCTCACAACCTCGAGTACTTCGCGGCGGCCGTGAACGGCAGGACCTTCGCCCCCGAGTCCGACTTCGAATCCGACGGCAGCGGTTCGGGCGGGGCGACGAGCAGCAGCGAGTACACGTCCAGCGAAATGGAATCCGGCAGCGACTCCGAGCACAGCGGTTAG